One part of the Aspergillus luchuensis IFO 4308 DNA, chromosome 5, nearly complete sequence genome encodes these proteins:
- a CDS encoding uncharacterized protein (COG:S;~EggNog:ENOG410PT1S), translated as MDNVFEQCGHQGPYHGRLSPAILSFSSIISTVGCSSHLGSTSQRSAVRIPFVSHRIRPGNMDREQHCMRIRQIRRSEAISCDCKFEGLAMAWLPPHDSEEELAEKSNTVGDRPNGTWIYYANSKRIYPYGWN; from the exons ATGGACAACGTCTTCGAGCAATGTGGCCACCAAGGACCATACCATGGCCGTTTATCACCAGCAATATTGTCTT TCTCTTCGATAATATCAACGGTCGGTTGCTCGTCCCACCTAGGTTCAACGTCTCAACGTTCTGCTGTGCGCATCCCCTTCGTCAGCCACCGCATTCGTCCCGGCAACATGGATAGAGAGCAACACTGCATGCGAATACGGCAGATCCGTCGCTCCGAGGCCATCTCGTGTGACTGCAAGTTTGAAGGACTAGCAATGGCCTGGCTCCCACCTCACGACAGTGAGGAAGAGTTGGCCGAGAAATCCAATACCGTAGGCGACCGGCCCAACGGTACTTGGATTTACTACGCGAATAGCAAGCGCATCTACCCCTATGGATGGAAttga
- a CDS encoding uncharacterized protein (InterPro:IPR013216,IPR029063;~PFAM:PF08241;~go_function: GO:0008168 - methyltransferase activity [Evidence IEA]) — MTTVDPITKTTFATMDWEDYHQGRPQYPQSLTSLIYDYRRLHPGGWERLVDIGAGSGIATTNFMTDFQIIHVSNPSPGNQSQAKIFLPNWAEQHGLHPAFEYSQAVGEEAYHQVGERQADMAICATAAHFMDPNKLVTSIGKMLRPGGTMAIFSYWLPTFPKQSSHFHDVFASIFAKVLLQPLQQDAESNQAAMLYGLMQRLGSGEGQVDSVPAPEELFEDPVRVYINPTDDGKMPYYAQFVKYFPAGLQPEKYSAVAGRDKQVRYYTGSDDEAEGWEFDADKQWLLKFLNTCLPPQHTLAPDTAHVLLADWDRVFEKECPSGQLRVRWAANLLLGTRKGGEDSN, encoded by the coding sequence ATGACAACCGTCGACCCCATCACCAAAACCACCTTTGCTACCATGGATTGGGAGGACTATCATCAAGGTCGTCCCCAATACCCACAATCTCTAACTTCACTTATCTATGACTATCGACGCCTTCATCCCGGCGGCTGGGAGCGCCTGGTTGACATCGGTGCCGGCTCGGGCATAGCCACCACGAACTTTATGACCGActtccaaatcatccatGTCTCCAATCCCAGTCCAGGCAACCAGTCCCAGGCGAAAATATTTCTCCCTAATTGGGCGGAGCAACATGGCCTGCATCCTGCTTTCGAGTACAGCCAGGCTGTGGGTGAAGAAGCGTACCATCAGGTCGGTGAACGCCAGGCTGACATGGCGATCTGTGCGACTGCAGCACATTTTATGGACCCAAATAAACTGGTCACCTCTATTGGAAAGATGCTTCGACCGGGCGGAACAATGGCAATTTTTAGCTATTGGCTTCCTACGTTCCCCAAACAGTCTTCACACTTTCATGATGTGTTTGCGTCCATCTTTGCAAAGGTGCTCCTGCAGCCGCTACAGCAGGATGCTGAATCAAACCAGGCAGCAATGTTGTACGGTCTGATGCAGCGTCTGGGATCTGGTGAAGGGCAGGTAGACTCAGTTCCAGCGCCAGAGGAATTGTTCGAGGATCCTGTCCGGGTGTACATCAACCCCACCGATGATGGCAAGATGCCCTACTACGCGCAGTTTGTGAAGTACTTTCCCGCTGGTCTGCAGCCCGAGAAGTACAGTGCGGTCGCAGGCAGGGACAAGCAAGTCAGATATTATACCggcagcgatgatgaggcaGAAGGGTGGGAGTTCGACGCCGACAAGCAGTGGCTTCTTAAGTTCTTGAACACATGCTTGCCACCACAACACACGCTCGCTCCCGACACTGCGCATGTCTTGCTGGCTGACTGGGACCGTGTGTTTGAGAAAGAATGTCCGAGTGGGCAACTACGGGTCCGGTGGGCGGCAAATCTGCTGCTGGGAACgcggaaaggaggagaagactcCAACTGA
- a CDS encoding uncharacterized protein (SECRETED:SignalP(1-18)) — protein MKVFYTLLLAALAGSVTASPVANGGSYKDVQGHYHDYNDHQCTRVDRECKKWDSKECKCLDKDGHNYRRQTASITTPPAATDTNTNANANTNANTNVNQNTNANTNANTNTNANTNQATTPPTSTTTVPTTTSTSTSTSASSQATSTSTNTNTNTNTNTNTNVNVNTNNNVNTNINNINNAAPATGGGSTEGGVGGGSGNPSDYRCHGQWCPNYFPGCEIWDWDHCRCGGRFCINFDTNCRNWDWDSCSCR, from the exons ATGAAGGTCTTCTACACCCTCTTGCTTGCAGCCCTTGCTGGCTCCGTGACTGCTTCACCTGTAGCAAACGGTGGATCGTACAAAGATGTTCAAG GTCATTATCATGATTATAATGATCATCAATGCACCAGGGTAGACCGCGAATGCAAGAAGTGGGACTCAAAGGAGTGCAAGTGTCTTGATAAAGATGGACACAATTACCGCCGGCAAACTGCAAGCATCACCACACCGCCAGCAGCGACAGATACCAACACGAATGCTAACGCAAACACCAATGCTAATACCAATGTGAACCAAAATACCAATGCTAATACTAATGCCAATACCAATACCAatgccaacaccaaccaggCAACCACTCCACCTACTTCGACTACAACGGTTCCTACAACTACCTCAACTTCTACCTCGACTTCAGCATCAAGCCAGGCGACTAGTACCAGCAcgaacaccaacaccaatacCAATACCAACACTAACACCAATGTCAATGTCAACACTAATAACAACGTCAATACCAATATCAACAATATTAACAATGCTGCACCCGCTACAGGTGGCGGATCGACTGAAGGAGGGGTTGGCGGAGGCAGTGGCAATCCCTCCGATTATAGGTGCCACGGACAGTGGTGTCCTAACTACTTTCCAGGTTGTGAGATCTGGGACTGGGATCACTGCAGGTGTGGAGGCCGCTTCTGTATCAACTTCGACACTAACTGCCGTAACTGGGACTGGGACAGTTGCTCATGCAGATAA
- a CDS encoding uncharacterized protein (COG:G;~EggNog:ENOG410PJKR;~InterPro:IPR011701,IPR036259;~TransMembrane:10 (i12-41o53-75i82-101o107-128i140-159o171-191i217-237o279-297i304-324o399-420i);~go_function: GO:0022857 - transmembrane transporter activity [Evidence IEA];~go_process: GO:0055085 - transmembrane transport [Evidence IEA]), translating into MNSSEVDSRYAWVIVAAVFWNNAHHWGILSSYGVFLAYFTSQSTFPGSRTLDYAFIGGLSASQALFISPLVTVLHRRIGLKATMALGVLLETAAFLGASWSNQIWQLYLSQGVCFGWGLGMQYLSTTYLIPQWFNRHRSLAAGIATGGSGTGGLIYSLSTHALLARFGLGWSYRILAICQLVVNAICLLVIRDRKAVAAPNRSFHINFRLCIRYEMWLYLGWSFFSVMGFMVIWFSLATYGRSVGLTSSQGSIVTAVMNVGQMVGRPAVGFMSDAVGRINIATFATLISGLLCLFLWTFARTYAALICFALFAGVFFGTFWTVVGPLGAEVVALEDLQSGLTIMWLVCSVPATCERLFPLYPTSFSTKMSKDDEILIRSSTTVGEAIGLELRTSGRHEFLHTQLFTGFMYIGAALCLVMLRGWKIGQVRKGQQHQEGITTASPSNPKYLDFVAATPKV; encoded by the exons ATGAACTCTTCTGAGGTGGACAGCAGGTATGCTTGGGTGATAGTAGCAGCAGTGTTCTGGAACAATGCTCACCATTGGGGGATTCTATCT AGCTACGGCGTCTTCCTCGCCTACTTTACCTCGCAGTCTACGTTCCCCGGGAGTCGCACTCTCGATTATGCCTTTATCGGAGGACTTTCCGCCTCACAGGCACTGTTCATCTCGCCGTTAGTCACCGTCCTTCACCGCCGCATAGGCCTCAAAGCCACCATGGCTCTGGGCGTTTTGCTTGAAACTGCTGCCTTTTTGGGCGCCTCTTGGAGTAATCAAATCTGGCAACTCTATCTAAGCCAAGGCGTCTGCTTCGGCTGGGGCCTCGGAATGCAGTACCTCTCAACGACATACCTAATTCCCCAATGGTTCAATCGCCATCGCAGTCTCGCAGCCGGCATTGCAACAGGCGGTAGCGGAACAGGAGGCCTGATCTACTCTCTCTCAACGCATGCCCTGCTTGCGCGGTTCGGCCTGGGGTGGTCTTATCGTATCCTTGCTATCTGCCAGCTCGTCGTCAATGCGATCTGTCTTCTTGTAATCCGGGATCGCAAAGCGGTAGCAGCACCCAACCGTTCGTTTCATATCAACTTCCGCCTCTGCATCCGGTATGAGATGTGGTTGTACCTCGGctggagcttcttcagcGTTATGGGGTTCATGGTCATCTGGTTTTCGTTGGCGACGTATGGGCGCAGTGTCGGGTTGACTTCGAGTCAAGGTTCAATTGTCACAGCGGTCATGAATGTTGGCCAAATGGTGGGACGCCCTGCGGTGGGGTTCATGTCGGATGCCGTCGGCCGCATCAACATCGCTACTTTCGCAACTCTCATCAGTGGCTTGCTTTGCCTGTTTCTCTGGACGTTTGCTCGCACTTACGCTGCTTTGATATGCTTTGCCTTGTTTGCAggtgtcttcttcggcacTTTCTGGACG GTTGTCGGCCCTCTTGGAGCAGAGGTTGTCGCTTTAGAGGATCTGCAGTCAGGATTGACGATCATGTGGCTGGTCTGCTCGGTCCCCGCAACGTGTGAGcgtctctttcctctctacCCGACGTCCTTCAGTACCAAAATGTCCAAAGACGACGAAATACTAATCAGGTCGAGTACAACAGTCGGAGAAGCCATCGGTCTCGAGCTGCGAACCTCTGGACGGCATGAATTCTTGCATACGCAGCTCTTCACGGGATTTATGTACATCGGCGCCGCGCTATGCCTTGTTATGCTCCGAGGGTGGAAGATTGGCCAAGTCCGAAAagggcagcagcaccaggaAGGCATCACTACTGCATCCCCCTCAAATCCAAAGTATCTGGACTTTGTTGCCGCGACACCAAAGGTATAG
- a CDS encoding MBL fold metallo-hydrolase (COG:S;~EggNog:ENOG410Q1G4;~InterPro:IPR001279,IPR036866;~PFAM:PF13483,PF12706) gives MAPFQGSVSVTHITTATAIINIDGIRFLTDPVFCPAGSEYIYDGWAKADWNEWGFNGRPPTSTLRSFEGPALQLHDLPPIDAVLLSHEDHVDNLDPLGRQLLDGRRVYTTPDGAKNLAPRPGVVGLQPWQTVEAFISGKHFRITGTPCKHFPGGEVTGFIVESDSFGVNDDGLPNVVYFSGDTVWIDELAEIRKKWHVAVAVLSLGNALFESPKGVLQITFDGHQAAHLMRTLGVDVMVPIHFESWEHFTEHQGDLKRVFEEEGVQAKVCWLVPGEEKMVV, from the coding sequence ATGGCCCCCTTTCAAGGTTCCGTCTCAGTCACCcacatcaccaccgccacggcgatcatcaacatcgacgGTATCCGCTTCCTTACCGACCCGGTCTTCTGCCCAGCTGGATCCGAATACATTTACGATGGATGGGCCAAAGCCGACTGGAATGAATGGGGCTTCAACGGCCGCCCTCCAACCTCAACTCTGCGTAGCTTCGAGGGACCCGCACTCCAGCTCCATGACCTGCCGCCCATCGACGCTGTCCTCCTCAGCCATGAAGACCACGTCGACAACCTAGACCCCCTAGGCCGACAGCTGCTCGATGGCCGTCGCGTCTACACCACGCCAGACGGTGCCAAGAACTTGGCTCCACGACCCGGCGTCGTCGGCCTCCAACCCTGGCAGACGGTTGAAGCTTTCATCAGCGGCAAGCACTTCCGTATCACTGGTACGCCGTGCAAGCATTTCCCTGGTGGGGAGGTCACCGGTTTTATCGTTGAAAGTGACTCTTTTGGGgttaatgatgatggattgccGAATGTGGTGTATTTCTCTGGGGATACTGTTTGGATTGATGAGTTGGCGGAGATTAGGAAAAAGTGGCATGTTGCTGTGGCGGTACTGAGTTTGGGGAACGCGTTGTTTGAGTCACCGAAGGGAGTGTTGCAGATTACGTTTGACGGGCATCAGGCAGCACATTTGATGCGGACTCTTGGGGTGGATGTTATGGTGCCAATTCATTTCGAGTCGTGGGAGCATTTTACGGAGCATCAGGGCGATCTGAAGCGCGTtttcgaggaggagggtgttcAGGCCAAAGTGTGTTGGCTGGTgcctggggaggagaagatggtcgtATAG